Proteins encoded in a region of the Egibacteraceae bacterium genome:
- a CDS encoding glycosyltransferase family A protein — protein sequence MTTDRPRVVVVVPCRNERATVARCVASLLAQEPAPDQVIVVDGGSTDGSAELARAAGAEVVHHAGGTIAARRNAGVRAAGDAEVVGFLDADCEAHPGWLAAGLAALRDADAVGNRLRAPDGAPWVARRWSALESRLARTDSPLWSANLMVLREPFDTVGGFTESRRTAEDVDLSHKLRAAGARLARAPGMGATHHGFPGTLAAFVRRERWHASTPGWWAATSPRGRALVATAGAWLVVGAAAGGSAARRCSLRPAAAWLAASGAGVVALGAAAKGGRHAPADGAVLSAWALARLTRLATGLHRP from the coding sequence GTGACCACAGACCGTCCCCGCGTCGTCGTCGTGGTGCCGTGCCGCAACGAGCGCGCCACCGTCGCGCGCTGCGTCGCGTCGCTGCTAGCCCAGGAGCCGGCACCCGACCAGGTGATCGTGGTGGACGGCGGTTCGACCGACGGCAGCGCCGAGCTCGCGCGCGCCGCGGGCGCCGAGGTGGTCCACCATGCCGGCGGGACGATCGCCGCCCGCCGCAATGCCGGCGTCCGCGCCGCCGGCGACGCCGAGGTGGTCGGGTTCCTCGACGCCGACTGCGAGGCCCACCCCGGCTGGCTCGCGGCCGGTCTCGCGGCGCTGCGCGACGCCGACGCGGTCGGCAACCGCCTGCGCGCGCCCGACGGCGCGCCATGGGTGGCGCGCCGCTGGTCGGCGCTCGAGTCGCGGCTGGCGAGGACCGATTCGCCCCTGTGGTCGGCAAACCTCATGGTCCTCCGTGAGCCGTTCGACACCGTCGGCGGCTTCACGGAGAGCCGGCGCACCGCCGAGGACGTCGACCTCAGCCACAAGCTGCGGGCGGCGGGCGCGCGGCTGGCGCGGGCGCCCGGCATGGGCGCCACCCACCACGGCTTCCCCGGCACCCTTGCGGCCTTCGTGCGCCGCGAGCGCTGGCACGCCTCCACGCCGGGCTGGTGGGCGGCGACGTCGCCGCGTGGCCGGGCGCTCGTCGCGACCGCAGGCGCCTGGCTCGTCGTCGGTGCCGCCGCCGGGGGGTCCGCCGCGCGCCGGTGCTCCCTGCGACCGGCCGCCGCCTGGCTGGCCGCCAGCGGGGCCGGCGTCGTCGCTCTCGGCGCCGCCGCCAAGGGTGGGCGTCACGCCCCGGCCGACGGCGCGGTGCTGTCGGCGTGGGCGCTGGCCCGGCTGACCCGCCTGGCAACGGGGCTGCACCGTCCGTGA
- a CDS encoding glycosyltransferase, with translation MQDCETLAVVIPVYKGASSLPAVVEEIIALSATLGDRQLELTEIVLVHDGAVDESARVILELEQASALVRPVWLSRNFGQHAATFAGCASTTADWVATMDEDGMHDPAAMTAMVETARVEGRDLVYALSPSTPHSRWRAATSAAAKRVAERLLGVPGASRFSSFRMMDGRIARALAAYCGHGVFFDVAALWVFSSSGTVEHAFRAELREDTSGYRLHSLLTHFRRLTVTAGARPLRIAAGLGLVATLLGFAGALYVAVARLSGALVVPGWASVMVVMIGFFGLVLFVLGVMAEYLSAALGMVSGRPPYLIVGQPPRSARSSPPR, from the coding sequence ATGCAAGACTGCGAGACCCTGGCCGTCGTCATTCCGGTGTACAAGGGCGCGTCCTCCCTCCCGGCGGTGGTGGAGGAGATCATCGCACTGTCCGCCACGCTCGGAGACCGCCAGCTCGAGCTGACCGAGATCGTGCTCGTGCACGACGGAGCCGTCGACGAGTCCGCGCGGGTGATCCTCGAGCTGGAGCAGGCCTCGGCGCTCGTACGCCCCGTGTGGCTGTCGCGCAACTTCGGTCAGCATGCGGCGACGTTCGCGGGCTGCGCGAGCACGACCGCGGACTGGGTCGCCACCATGGACGAGGACGGGATGCACGACCCAGCGGCGATGACCGCCATGGTGGAGACCGCACGCGTGGAGGGCCGCGACCTCGTCTACGCGCTGTCGCCCTCGACGCCGCACAGCCGGTGGCGCGCAGCCACGAGCGCGGCGGCGAAGCGGGTCGCCGAGCGCCTGCTCGGCGTGCCGGGGGCATCGCGGTTCTCGAGCTTCCGGATGATGGACGGGCGCATCGCCCGCGCCCTCGCCGCCTATTGCGGGCACGGCGTGTTCTTCGACGTCGCGGCCCTGTGGGTCTTCTCGTCGAGCGGCACCGTCGAGCACGCTTTCCGCGCGGAGCTGCGGGAGGACACCTCGGGCTACCGCCTGCACAGCCTCCTGACCCACTTCCGCCGCCTCACCGTCACCGCCGGCGCCCGGCCGCTGCGGATCGCCGCCGGCCTTGGCCTCGTCGCGACCCTGCTCGGGTTCGCCGGCGCCCTCTACGTCGCGGTCGCTCGCCTGTCGGGTGCCCTCGTCGTCCCCGGCTGGGCTTCCGTCATGGTGGTGATGATCGGCTTCTTCGGCCTCGTGCTGTTCGTGCTGGGGGTCATGGCGGAGTACCTCAGCGCGGCGCTCGGGATGGTGAGCGGACGTCCCCCCTACCTCATCGTCGGCCAACCGCCGAGGAGCGCGCGCAGCTCGCCGCCGCGATGA